A section of the Paenibacillus aurantius genome encodes:
- the hisD gene encoding histidinol dehydrogenase: MRIMPAAEFKLDREVDYGTADQNEAVQAIIESVRKEGDAAVHRYSEKFDGVKVPELRISEEEIRSAYERVDLEFLEAIREAAVNIRSFHEKQKRSSWMDLQPDGSLLGQVIRPLKRVGLYVPGGKAAYPSSVLMNAIPAQVAGVQEIAMVTPPATAGEEGVNPYILVAAAEVGIREIYRVGGAQAVAALAFGTESIPAVDKIVGPGNIYVALAKRSVYGVVDIDSIAGPSEIVVLADDSADPAFVAADLLSQAEHDEMASAVLVTPSEELARKVQAEVIRQLDILPRKSIAGPSIRDYGAILTVGSLKEGIAVVNRLAPEHLELMIESPMETLPYIENAGAIFLGPYSSEPVGDYWAGPNHVLPTNGTARFSSPLNVDDFIKKSSVIYYSREALLKNGRKIITLAEHEGLEAHARAIRVRLDKEDETNG; encoded by the coding sequence ATGCGCATCATGCCGGCGGCCGAGTTCAAGCTCGACCGGGAAGTGGATTACGGGACTGCCGATCAGAACGAAGCGGTTCAAGCCATTATCGAAAGCGTACGGAAGGAAGGGGATGCCGCCGTCCACCGTTACTCGGAGAAATTTGACGGAGTGAAGGTACCCGAGCTCCGTATCTCGGAGGAGGAGATCCGCTCCGCCTACGAGCGAGTGGACCTGGAATTTCTGGAGGCGATCCGGGAGGCGGCCGTCAATATCCGTAGCTTCCATGAGAAGCAGAAGCGTTCCTCCTGGATGGACCTCCAGCCGGACGGAAGCCTTCTCGGGCAGGTCATCCGGCCGCTGAAGCGGGTTGGGTTGTATGTACCGGGAGGAAAGGCGGCTTATCCGTCTTCCGTTCTGATGAACGCCATTCCCGCTCAGGTGGCCGGGGTGCAGGAGATTGCCATGGTCACTCCTCCGGCAACGGCGGGCGAGGAGGGAGTTAATCCCTACATTCTCGTCGCCGCGGCGGAGGTGGGGATCCGCGAGATCTACCGCGTAGGGGGAGCTCAAGCGGTAGCCGCCCTTGCCTTCGGCACCGAAAGCATCCCCGCGGTAGACAAAATTGTCGGCCCCGGCAACATCTATGTAGCGCTGGCGAAGCGCAGCGTCTACGGCGTCGTCGATATCGACAGCATCGCCGGCCCAAGCGAAATCGTCGTGCTGGCGGATGACTCCGCCGATCCGGCCTTCGTGGCGGCCGATCTGTTGTCCCAGGCCGAGCATGACGAGATGGCCTCGGCGGTACTTGTCACTCCTTCGGAGGAACTCGCCCGTAAGGTTCAGGCCGAGGTGATCCGCCAGCTGGACATCCTGCCGCGCAAGTCGATTGCGGGGCCGTCGATTCGCGACTACGGCGCTATTCTGACCGTCGGCTCGCTGAAGGAAGGCATCGCGGTCGTGAATCGGCTCGCGCCGGAGCATCTGGAGCTGATGATCGAGAGCCCGATGGAGACACTCCCATACATCGAAAATGCGGGGGCCATCTTCCTTGGCCCCTACAGCTCCGAGCCGGTCGGCGATTATTGGGCCGGGCCGAACCACGTGCTTCCGACGAACGGCACCGCCCGCTTCTCTTCGCCGCTTAACGTGGACGACTTCATCAAGAAGTCGAGCGTCATTTACTACAGCAGGGAGGCCCTGCTTAAGAACGGCCGCAAGATCATTACGCTGGCCGAGCACGAAGGGCTCGAAGCCCATGCCCGGGCGATCCGGGTCCGCTTAGACAAGGAGGACGAAACCAATGGCTGA
- the hisG gene encoding ATP phosphoribosyltransferase — protein sequence MDILKVAMPKGRINKPAIKLIQEAGFPIPDDLDDSRKLIISAPGAQMEFIMAKPVDVPTYVEYGVADIGIVGKDVLMEENRDVYELLDLGIARCRMSVIGLPDWTPVMNPRVATKYPNLASDYFREKGQQVEVIKLNGSIELAPLIGLADRIVDMVETGRTLQENGLVEMEEIFQITSRLIANRVSFRMKNEAIQGLCDKLQSIIAVKG from the coding sequence ATGGACATACTGAAAGTCGCGATGCCGAAAGGCCGCATCAACAAACCGGCCATCAAGCTGATCCAGGAGGCGGGCTTTCCGATTCCCGACGACCTGGACGATTCCCGCAAGCTGATCATTTCCGCTCCGGGAGCCCAAATGGAATTTATTATGGCGAAGCCGGTCGATGTCCCGACTTACGTGGAATACGGGGTAGCGGACATCGGCATCGTAGGCAAGGACGTGCTGATGGAAGAGAACCGGGACGTCTACGAGCTGCTTGATCTGGGCATTGCCCGGTGCCGGATGTCGGTCATCGGCCTGCCGGACTGGACGCCGGTTATGAATCCGCGGGTGGCGACCAAGTACCCCAATCTGGCCTCGGACTATTTCCGGGAAAAGGGCCAGCAGGTGGAGGTCATCAAGCTGAACGGTTCCATCGAGCTGGCCCCTCTGATCGGGCTCGCCGACCGGATTGTCGACATGGTCGAGACGGGACGCACCCTGCAGGAGAACGGCCTGGTGGAAATGGAAGAGATTTTCCAGATCACAAGCCGGCTTATCGCCAACCGGGTAAGCTTCCGGATGAAGAACGAAGCGATTCAAGGGCTGTGCGACAAGCTGCAGTCGATCATTGCCGTTAAAGGTTAA
- a CDS encoding ATP phosphoribosyltransferase regulatory subunit, protein MSKPKVFEKPTGVKDYLPDTVAKLRTIEFRVLECMEKWGYRQIITPTLEFYDTVGAASSTTDKKLFKLLDQNGRTLVLRSDMTAPIARVVASMLKEQEFPLRLSYHSNVFRAFAEEAGKESEFFQTGVELVGDGSPEADAEVIALAVAALQAAGVKSFKIALGHVGFLNGLFEETLGGREEEQRALKECLLNRDYVGYRHRLKSFELDEKVLRELDGILRFSGGEQVCEQANAVTTHPVALEAIRHLCGIVEVLKAYGVSEHVLIDLTMVGDFSYYTGMTFEGYASGLGFPVCSGGRYDNLLTQFGRPSPATGFALKTNRILEVTNAERNEDDRRTLVLYDAAHRGEALRAAAELRSASRGSVETHFVHGAEAEQAIVKSDGGTFRFRGHEFTDIQSFLG, encoded by the coding sequence ATGTCGAAGCCTAAAGTTTTTGAGAAGCCGACCGGGGTGAAGGATTATCTTCCGGATACGGTAGCGAAGTTGAGAACAATCGAATTCCGGGTGCTGGAGTGCATGGAGAAGTGGGGGTACCGGCAGATCATCACGCCTACTCTGGAATTCTATGACACGGTCGGGGCGGCCAGCTCCACCACCGATAAGAAGCTATTTAAGCTGCTGGACCAGAACGGCCGGACGCTTGTTTTGCGTTCCGATATGACGGCGCCGATCGCCCGGGTCGTCGCCTCCATGCTGAAGGAGCAGGAGTTCCCGCTCCGTCTGTCCTATCACAGCAATGTGTTCCGCGCTTTTGCGGAGGAGGCGGGCAAGGAGTCCGAGTTTTTCCAGACAGGCGTAGAGCTTGTCGGAGACGGTTCTCCGGAGGCCGATGCCGAGGTCATTGCCCTTGCGGTCGCGGCTTTGCAGGCGGCGGGCGTGAAGAGCTTCAAGATTGCGCTTGGCCACGTCGGCTTCCTGAACGGCTTGTTCGAGGAAACGCTCGGGGGCCGGGAAGAAGAACAGCGGGCGCTGAAGGAATGCCTGCTTAACCGGGACTATGTCGGCTACCGGCACCGGCTGAAGTCGTTCGAGCTTGACGAGAAGGTCTTGCGGGAGCTGGACGGGATCCTTCGCTTCAGCGGAGGGGAGCAGGTATGCGAGCAGGCCAATGCGGTCACGACGCACCCGGTCGCCCTGGAGGCGATCCGGCATTTGTGCGGCATAGTCGAAGTGCTAAAGGCCTACGGGGTAAGCGAGCATGTGCTGATCGATCTGACCATGGTCGGCGATTTCTCCTATTATACGGGCATGACCTTCGAGGGCTACGCCTCGGGTCTCGGCTTTCCGGTTTGCAGCGGAGGCCGCTACGACAACCTGCTGACCCAATTCGGCCGGCCGTCGCCCGCTACCGGCTTCGCCTTGAAGACGAACCGGATTCTCGAGGTGACGAACGCCGAACGGAATGAAGACGATCGGCGTACGCTCGTGCTGTATGACGCCGCCCATCGTGGAGAAGCGCTGCGGGCGGCGGCTGAGCTTCGTTCCGCTTCCCGGGGAAGCGTAGAGACGCACTTCGTCCACGGAGCCGAAGCGGAACAGGCTATCGTCAAGTCGGATGGGGGAACCTTCCGCTTCCGGGGTCACGAGTTTACCGATATTCAATCATTCTTGGGATAG
- a CDS encoding acyltransferase codes for MRKVEKFPTEGPNALWQIYRTVSRWKAMRNFVFIQMTRYSPSLRFKNWVYRRVLGMKVGSHTAFALMVMPDVFFPEKIHVGDNSIIGYNTTILAHEYLTTEYRLGEVRIGSHVMIGANTTILPGVTIGDHAVVGAGSVVHRDVEAGSFVAGNPLQVIRPGSGGLWKREDGD; via the coding sequence TTGAGGAAAGTGGAGAAATTCCCGACCGAAGGGCCGAACGCCCTCTGGCAGATCTACCGAACCGTAAGCAGATGGAAGGCGATGCGCAATTTTGTTTTTATCCAAATGACGCGCTACTCGCCTTCTTTGCGCTTCAAAAATTGGGTATACCGCCGCGTGCTCGGCATGAAGGTGGGCAGCCATACGGCGTTTGCCCTTATGGTGATGCCGGATGTGTTTTTCCCCGAAAAGATTCACGTAGGCGACAATTCCATTATCGGGTACAACACGACGATTCTGGCTCACGAATACCTCACCACGGAATACCGGCTGGGAGAGGTGCGGATCGGTTCCCATGTGATGATCGGTGCGAATACCACCATCCTGCCGGGGGTCACCATCGGAGACCATGCGGTCGTCGGGGCGGGCTCCGTTGTTCACCGGGATGTGGAGGCCGGCAGCTTCGTAGCGGGGAATCCGCTTCAAGTGATCCGCCCGGGGTCCGGAGGTTTATGGAAAAGGGAAGATGGCGATTGA
- the ppaX gene encoding pyrophosphatase PpaX, protein MIDTILFDLDGTIVDTNELIIASFLHALEGQTLEPFTREHIIPNMGKPLVEQMLMFTGRAEVDDLIRTYREFNVRMHDEMVQEFPYVKEVLEELHRSGIRLGVVTSKVRMTTEMALKLFDLRRFMGTLVTIDDVKEAKPSPEGIRLALKELGSEPERTLMVGDSSYDLLAARNAGVRSVGVAWSMKGEAYLKEFDPDYLIHDMRELLAIAGIKRDAP, encoded by the coding sequence ATGATAGATACCATACTGTTTGATCTGGACGGAACGATTGTGGATACGAACGAGCTGATCATTGCCTCGTTCCTTCATGCCTTGGAGGGGCAGACACTGGAGCCCTTCACCCGGGAGCACATTATCCCGAATATGGGCAAGCCTCTTGTGGAGCAGATGCTGATGTTTACCGGGCGGGCCGAGGTCGATGACCTGATCCGAACCTATAGGGAATTCAATGTGCGGATGCACGACGAAATGGTCCAAGAGTTCCCGTACGTGAAAGAAGTGCTGGAGGAACTGCACCGAAGCGGAATCCGGCTCGGGGTGGTCACCAGCAAGGTCCGGATGACGACGGAAATGGCTCTTAAGCTGTTCGATCTGAGAAGATTCATGGGGACGCTTGTCACCATCGATGATGTGAAAGAAGCGAAACCGAGCCCGGAGGGCATCCGTCTCGCTTTGAAAGAATTGGGCAGCGAGCCGGAGAGGACGCTCATGGTAGGCGACAGCTCTTATGACCTGCTGGCCGCGAGGAATGCGGGCGTCCGTTCCGTGGGGGTGGCCTGGTCGATGAAGGGTGAAGCTTATCTGAAGGAATTCGATCCGGATTATCTCATCCACGATATGCGGGAGCTCCTCGCTATCGCGGGAATAAAGAGGGATGCGCCTTGA
- the lgt gene encoding prolipoprotein diacylglyceryl transferase, giving the protein MTLVIDPIAFSLGVITVRWYGIILGTAALVGLYLAVREGKRFGIIPDFFMDMMLIGVPSAIIGARLYYVAFKWDYYSQHPNEIYKIWEGGIAIYGALIGAIIGVYFYVRSKGYRFSRIADICAPGLIVGQLIGRWGNFMNQEAHGGPVEESFLRNTLHLPDFIVNQMYINGEFYHPTFLYESLWNLVGLLVLLWLRRRPFLRAGELFASYFIWYSIGRFLIEALRTDSLAFTGPEWLASFIGTLWSPMTVLFEEGNMSYGNIRVSQLLSLLIIIGALLLIFFRRKMGYAETRYADPIVSTKASPEAAAGDSVTGDGVPVPVDDAHPVPAEKPEAGEEQGRKE; this is encoded by the coding sequence ATGACTTTGGTTATAGATCCGATAGCCTTCTCTCTAGGGGTTATCACGGTGCGGTGGTACGGGATTATTCTGGGGACCGCCGCCTTGGTAGGATTGTATCTCGCCGTACGCGAGGGCAAACGTTTTGGAATTATCCCCGATTTCTTCATGGACATGATGCTCATCGGCGTTCCATCCGCGATTATCGGCGCGCGTCTCTACTATGTAGCCTTCAAATGGGATTATTACAGCCAGCATCCCAACGAGATCTATAAGATCTGGGAAGGCGGCATCGCCATCTACGGAGCCTTGATCGGCGCGATCATTGGTGTGTACTTTTATGTCCGGTCGAAGGGATACCGCTTTTCCCGGATTGCCGATATTTGCGCTCCAGGCCTTATCGTAGGCCAGCTGATCGGACGCTGGGGTAATTTTATGAACCAGGAGGCCCACGGGGGGCCTGTAGAGGAAAGCTTCCTGCGGAACACCCTTCACCTTCCCGATTTTATTGTCAACCAGATGTATATTAACGGGGAGTTTTACCATCCTACCTTTCTATACGAATCCTTATGGAACCTGGTTGGGCTTCTGGTCCTGCTGTGGCTTCGAAGAAGGCCCTTCTTGAGAGCGGGCGAGCTGTTTGCGAGCTACTTCATCTGGTATTCCATCGGACGTTTTCTTATTGAAGCGCTTCGGACGGACAGCCTGGCTTTTACCGGACCGGAATGGCTCGCGAGCTTTATTGGAACCCTCTGGTCGCCGATGACGGTGCTGTTCGAAGAGGGCAACATGTCCTATGGAAACATAAGAGTTTCCCAGCTGCTGAGCCTTCTGATCATAATCGGAGCCCTTCTGCTGATCTTCTTCCGGAGAAAAATGGGATACGCCGAGACGCGGTATGCAGATCCGATCGTTTCCACCAAAGCATCTCCTGAAGCAGCGGCCGGCGATTCCGTCACCGGCGACGGCGTACCGGTTCCAGTCGATGATGCTCATCCGGTACCTGCAGAGAAGCCAGAGGCTGGGGAAGAGCAGGGACGGAAGGAATAA
- the hprK gene encoding HPr(Ser) kinase/phosphatase has translation MAKKVKVSDLVRRFKMEVVCGEEGLKRIITTADLYRPGLEMAGYFNYHPHERVQILGRTELAFFQTLSEDQRKDRMLRLCAEDTPCICVTRGLPVPEELMEAATEHQVPVLRSNVPTTTLAGQVSDFLEGKLAPSTTIHGVLVDVYGIGMLITGSSGIGKSETALELVKRGHRLIADDAVEIRQTAENVLIGNAPELIKHLLEIRGVGIINVMTLFGAGAVRNNTKISLVAKLETWQQDKQYDRLGLDEEKTRIIDTDVTLVTIPVRPGRNLAVIIEVAAMNYRLKQMGYNAALQFTNKLTESLQEDVDDLDE, from the coding sequence ATGGCGAAAAAAGTGAAAGTCTCCGATCTCGTACGCCGGTTTAAGATGGAAGTGGTGTGCGGGGAGGAAGGGCTTAAGAGAATTATCACGACGGCAGATTTGTACCGGCCCGGCTTGGAGATGGCCGGCTATTTCAACTACCACCCGCATGAGCGGGTCCAGATTCTGGGGAGAACGGAGCTGGCCTTCTTCCAGACGCTCAGCGAGGACCAGAGGAAGGACCGGATGCTCCGTCTGTGCGCGGAAGATACGCCTTGTATCTGTGTCACGAGAGGACTTCCCGTACCGGAGGAGCTGATGGAAGCAGCCACTGAGCACCAGGTTCCCGTGCTTCGAAGCAATGTGCCAACCACAACACTGGCCGGACAGGTGAGTGATTTTCTCGAGGGCAAGCTGGCCCCCTCCACCACAATCCATGGGGTACTCGTGGATGTATATGGCATCGGGATGCTGATTACGGGAAGCAGCGGCATCGGCAAAAGCGAAACGGCACTGGAGCTCGTCAAACGAGGTCACCGGCTGATCGCGGACGATGCCGTGGAGATTCGGCAAACGGCGGAAAATGTCCTGATCGGGAATGCACCCGAGCTGATCAAGCACCTGCTGGAAATCCGCGGGGTCGGCATCATTAACGTCATGACGCTTTTCGGGGCGGGAGCCGTACGGAACAACACGAAGATTTCCCTAGTGGCCAAGCTGGAAACGTGGCAGCAGGATAAACAGTACGACCGGCTGGGGCTGGACGAAGAGAAGACGAGGATCATCGATACGGATGTAACACTGGTAACCATTCCGGTTCGTCCGGGCCGAAACTTGGCCGTAATCATTGAGGTCGCCGCCATGAACTACCGTTTGAAGCAGATGGGCTACAACGCCGCCCTGCAGTTCACGAACAAGCTGACCGAATCGCTGCAGGAAGACGTGGACGATTTGGACGAGTAA
- a CDS encoding ABC transporter ATP-binding protein produces MAGVRLNHIVKTYPGAEEATVKDFHLDIKDKEFLVLVGASGCGKSTTLRMIAGLEEITEGELYIGDRLVNDVAPKDRDIAMVFQSYALYPHMNVYQNMAFGLKLRKFKKADIDARVRAAAKILDIEHLLDRKPKALSGGQRQRVALGRAIVREPQVFLMDEPLSNLDAKLRVAMRAEISKLHKRLETTIIYVTHDQTEAMTMGQRIVVMDKGIIQQAATPEEIYNHPVNMFVAGFIGSPSMNFVSGSMTDQGGSLYFKAEGVNVEIPQGKAAVLRDKGYVGKEVVLGIRPEDLHDEPIFLEGSPNSIVNAHIEVSENLGHEMYLYINGIGTNSVIARVDSRAGVKEGSNVRLALDMNKVHFFDKETTLSIFANN; encoded by the coding sequence AAAGACAAAGAATTTCTCGTTCTGGTCGGCGCTTCCGGTTGCGGTAAGTCCACTACGCTTCGTATGATCGCCGGATTGGAAGAAATCACGGAAGGCGAACTCTACATTGGAGACCGTCTCGTGAACGACGTCGCTCCTAAAGATCGCGACATCGCGATGGTATTCCAGTCTTACGCCCTGTATCCTCACATGAACGTTTACCAGAACATGGCCTTCGGTCTGAAGCTGCGTAAATTCAAGAAAGCCGACATCGATGCACGCGTTCGTGCAGCCGCAAAAATTCTCGATATCGAGCACCTGCTGGACCGCAAGCCGAAAGCTCTTTCCGGTGGTCAGCGCCAGCGTGTCGCCCTCGGACGTGCTATCGTTCGTGAGCCTCAAGTGTTCCTGATGGACGAACCTCTTTCCAACTTGGACGCCAAGCTTCGCGTTGCGATGCGTGCGGAGATCAGCAAGCTGCACAAGCGTCTCGAAACGACCATTATCTACGTAACGCATGACCAGACGGAAGCTATGACCATGGGCCAGCGGATCGTCGTTATGGACAAAGGCATCATCCAGCAAGCGGCTACTCCGGAAGAAATTTACAACCATCCGGTTAACATGTTCGTAGCCGGCTTCATCGGATCTCCTTCCATGAACTTCGTGAGCGGCTCCATGACCGATCAAGGAGGAAGCCTCTACTTCAAAGCCGAAGGCGTGAACGTAGAAATTCCTCAAGGCAAAGCCGCTGTTCTTCGCGACAAAGGCTATGTAGGTAAAGAAGTGGTACTCGGCATTCGTCCCGAAGACCTGCATGATGAGCCGATCTTCCTGGAAGGCTCCCCTAACTCCATCGTTAACGCGCACATTGAAGTATCCGAGAACCTCGGACACGAAATGTACCTGTACATCAATGGCATCGGAACGAACTCCGTTATCGCCCGTGTGGACAGCCGCGCCGGCGTAAAAGAAGGAAGCAACGTTCGTTTGGCTCTGGACATGAACAAAGTTCATTTCTTCGACAAAGAAACGACGCTTTCCATCTTCGCCAACAACTAA